The window GCGACTGCTCGACCACGCTCCGTCGCCGCGATATCTCGCCGTCGGGTCGCGAGAAGGACTCCGGAGACTTCGTGACGGCGTCCCGGACGTTGCCGTCGTCGCGGGCGACTCGCGAAGCGACGTAGACGCCGTCGAACTCGGGTCGTGGACCCGCGAGTGGGGACTCGTCGTCCCCGCCGACAACCCTGCCGACGTGGCGGGCCTCGGCGACTTGGTCGACTCGGACCTTCGGTTCGTCAATCGTGATACGAACTCGGGACTCCGAACCGAACTCGGAACCGCCGTCGCCGCCCTCGCGGAGGAACGCGGGGAGACACGACACGAACTCGTCGAGGGAATCGTCGGGTTCGACAGTGGGCTGAAAGCGTTCGAGAGTCCCGCACGCGCCGTCCTCTCCGGGCGGGCGGACGTCGGTCTCGGCCTCCGGGAGACGGCCGACGCACTCGGTCTCGGATTCGTGACACTCGGCGAACAACCGGTTCGTGTCGTCGCCAACCCGGACCGAACGGAAAAACAGAGCGTGCGCCGTCTCCGCGAGTTACTCGCAGACAGTGACGACGTGTTCGAATCGCTCAGCGGGTACGAGAGCGAGTAAACACACCGCTCGAACGGTTAGACACTATCGTCTCAGAGAACTATAAGATACGTAGAATGTTTTTATCCTCGTAGTGAGTACGACCGGGTATGTGTAGCTCCCGGACGGTCCTCCACGTCGACGACGATGCCGATATGCTCGCGCTCTCAGAGGCGACGTTTCGGCAACTCGACGCTGTCTCTCTTCTCACCGCAGCAACAGCCACTGAAGCCCTCCAGGTCCTCTCGTCACACCCAGTGGACTGCGTCGTGAGTGACTCGCTGGTGCTCCCTGACGGCGTCCCACTCGTGGAAGCACTTCGGCAGCAGGACGAGGAGGTTCCCATCGTTCTGTTCACCGCGAAAGAGTGGTCTGAAGTCGCCGGCACCGCGTCCAACGCGGAGGTGTCCGAGTACGTCCAGAAGGCCGGCCCGGACGACTTTGCGGCGGTCCTTCGACACGTGGACGAACTCGTGTACGGTACCGGTGTTGAGAAGTCACTCACGGGTGGTATCTCGGCGATAGCCGAAGCACTCGCAGACCACGAGAGCGCCACCTCCGAGGCGACGCTTCGCCTCGACCAGGACTGGGAACTCATCGGTCAGTGGCTTGGTGAGGAAGAACTGGGTATCGTCGTCGTCGAGTCCATCGAGTCGCACGCTGGGCTTCCGGCTATCGAACATCCACTCTACGAATCTATCGACGCCGACGCACTCGAAGCGTTACTCCGGCCGGTCCTCGAAGACGAAGAACGACCCGGTATCGAGGTTCGGTTCCCGTACGGCGACTACCAACTCGCCATCACGAGTTCGGGCGACATCTTCGTTCGGCAGGCGCCCGACGAGACGCTCTACTGAATATACGATTTCTCTTCTACTGCCGTTCGACGAGTTCGGAGATTCTCGGTCTCACCGGGTTTCGAGCCGTCACGCCGACCGGAGGAGTTCGTCGAACGTCTGGACGCGATACTCACCGAGGACACATCGCCCACGGTGTTCGGGGCCGTGTCGTTCGACGTGGATGCCGTCGAGGCCGGCGTTCCACGCCGCGCCGATGTCGCTCTCGCCGTCCCCGGCGAGGACACCGGACGTTCCGCCGTCAGTCAGGAGTTCGCCGCCGAGTCCGAGTTGCGAGATGGCGCGCTTGACCGGTGCGGAGTCGGGTTTCCACCCGGTCTCTTCGGTACAGCAGACGACGGTATCGAACCAGTCGCGGATGTCGAGGTGGTCCAACACGGGGTCGGTCAGGAATTGCTGACAGTGCGTGACGATACCGACCGGTCGGCCGGTGGCGTGGATGTCTTCGACCAGTCGGGCGGCGTCGTTGTGGAGGTACGTCGCCTCGGCACGCTTCGACGGGTCTTCTTCGCGGTGGAAGGCAGGCCAGAAGTCCTGAGGGTCGACACCCCACTCGCGAAGGGTCGGGTCGCGTGCGCCACCGAGCCCGTGCCAGATTGTCTCCGCCTCTCGGTCGGTAAACTCGCGACCTAACCGGTCGCCGACCCGGTCGAACACGTCACGCGTGTACGACCACTCGGCATCGACGAGTGTTCCATCGAGGTCGAACAGCCAGAAGTCGTAGTTGTCGGCGACCATTCGGGCAACCAAGTAGGTCATCTGGAGATAAAGGTCTTCTGCCGACGAGTATCGCCGGTCGTCGGCACCGTCTCGCCTGTCGTCGGCACCGTCTCACCGGTCCCCGTCGGGGAATACTCAGTCCTCCCTGTCCGCCGATTCCACGTGAATCGCGCTCCCGAAGTACTTGTGAAGCACATCGCGGACCGATTCGGCGTTGAACTCGTCTAACTCGGCGGCGATAGCCTCCCGAAGGGCCGTCAAGTCCTCCTCGTCGGTTCGGAGTTCGGCGAACTCACAGGAGACGACCGGAACGTCTAGCCACGACTCCGCGAGTTGGCAGGCGTAGACTGGGTCGTTCACCTCGCCGCGCCAGAGTGCATCACGGAACAGCATCCACCCGGATTCACCGGGTTCTGGTGGGGTGACGCGGACGACTGTCTCGAACTCTCGGGGGTCGGTTCCGACGCCGGGGGCCGTATCCAGTCGAAAGCGCACCCGGAAGACGTATCTGAGCGGCATCCCTCACAACTCGGCGTCGAACAGGTCGGCGAGACGCAGGTCCTTCTCGGTGATGCCGCCTTCTTCGTGACTCGTGAGGCGGACTTCGACCTTCTTGTACCGGATGGTTATCTCGGGGTGGTGGAACTCCTCTTCGGCGACTTCGCCGATGCTCGCGGCGAACGCGACGCCGTCGAGGTAGTCGTCGAACTCGTAGACACGGACGATTTCGTCGCCGTCACGCTCCCACTCGTCGTTCAACCGTTCGTCGACGTCTGCTTCGGAGAGTACCTCGGCCATACCAAACATGTCGTCCGGCGAACCGATAAGGATTCGCCCGGGTCACGGCGGCGGCGTGACGACACACCGTGGGCCAGTTAGTATCTGCGTCCCGCCACGCCCCCGACGAACCCGCCCACTCACCGACACGCGGTCACCTTCGTCGACGGCTATCTGAACGGTGGTTCGCCCACCGACCGCGGTTCGCTCTCCGCCCTCGCCGACGAGGACGCCGCTATCGGGCGGGACTCGAACTCGAACGTCACCGGTTCCATCGTCCAAGACGAACGGCCGTGTCTCCCGTCCGCTGACTGGGCGGCCTTCGGCCTCGGTTTGGACCCACGTCCGGAGTGCTGGGCCGTCACCGGCGACTTCGGTGACGGTCCCGACGACAGTCGCCCGGTTTGCGCCGGCGAGGTCACAGACCCGTCGTCTCGGTGTCGCCTCGGCGAGGCGGCGGTCACGGGACGTGCGAAGTCGAACAACGAGTCGTCTGGTACGCGAGCGTACCCAGTGCGAGACAGCGTTGGAACTCCGCTGGACGGTCCACTGGTGGAGTGAGACAGTCATCGAAGCGACATGGCCTCGGCTTGGTACATGAACCTTCGCCGGAGAACGGGTCGAAACAGAACAGTCGTCGTCAGTCGCCGGGCACGGCCGTCGGTTCACCGAGGTCAGTCACCAGTCGTCGCGGTCAGTCGTCTGAGAGTTGCTCGATGACGCGGCGAGGTATCTCGTCTTCGGACGACTCACCGTCGATATCGGGGTGGTTTCCCTCAGAGACATCTCCCAGACGACTGGACGACGTCGCAGTGTCCGGGACGGAGTAGTCGTCGAATCCGGGGTCGAACAACCGCATCGCCGTCTGGATGGTCGTCCAGTCGTCGTCGCCCGCGGCGTCGCGGAGACTCTTCGTCGGCGCGGAGAGCAGTTGCCCGATGAGTGCGTCCGCGAGGGACTCGACGGTTTCGCGCTGTTCGTCGGTCAGGTCGCCCTGCGCTTCTAACTTCGAGAGAGCGGTCGAAACCTCGCGGCGTTTGACGTGTTCTGCCGCCTCGTACATCGAACTAATCGCCTCGTCGGCACGCTTGCGCTTGTAGGCGGCAAGCAGGCGGTCGAACTCCTCGTCTATCATCGCCTCGACCTGTTTCGCGGCCTGTTCGCGCTGGGCCGCAGTCCGGTCGGTGACCGTCTCTAAGTCGTCGATGTCGTGGACGCGGACGCCGTCGACGTCGTCGGCGGCGGGGTCGACGTCGCGGGGTTGTGCAATGTCGATGAGCATCGTCGCACCGGCCGCTTCGAGGTGTGCCGACTCGACGACGTAGTCTGGACTGCT is drawn from Haloferax litoreum and contains these coding sequences:
- the lwrS gene encoding LWR-salt protein encodes the protein MPLRYVFRVRFRLDTAPGVGTDPREFETVVRVTPPEPGESGWMLFRDALWRGEVNDPVYACQLAESWLDVPVVSCEFAELRTDEEDLTALREAIAAELDEFNAESVRDVLHKYFGSAIHVESADRED
- a CDS encoding HAD family hydrolase — encoded protein: MVADNYDFWLFDLDGTLVDAEWSYTRDVFDRVGDRLGREFTDREAETIWHGLGGARDPTLREWGVDPQDFWPAFHREEDPSKRAEATYLHNDAARLVEDIHATGRPVGIVTHCQQFLTDPVLDHLDIRDWFDTVVCCTEETGWKPDSAPVKRAISQLGLGGELLTDGGTSGVLAGDGESDIGAAWNAGLDGIHVERHGPEHRGRCVLGEYRVQTFDELLRSA
- a CDS encoding 4a-hydroxytetrahydrobiopterin dehydratase, which gives rise to MAEVLSEADVDERLNDEWERDGDEIVRVYEFDDYLDGVAFAASIGEVAEEEFHHPEITIRYKKVEVRLTSHEEGGITEKDLRLADLFDAEL
- a CDS encoding response regulator produces the protein MCSSRTVLHVDDDADMLALSEATFRQLDAVSLLTAATATEALQVLSSHPVDCVVSDSLVLPDGVPLVEALRQQDEEVPIVLFTAKEWSEVAGTASNAEVSEYVQKAGPDDFAAVLRHVDELVYGTGVEKSLTGGISAIAEALADHESATSEATLRLDQDWELIGQWLGEEELGIVVVESIESHAGLPAIEHPLYESIDADALEALLRPVLEDEERPGIEVRFPYGDYQLAITSSGDIFVRQAPDETLY